Proteins encoded in a region of the Takifugu flavidus isolate HTHZ2018 chromosome 8, ASM371156v2, whole genome shotgun sequence genome:
- the LOC130529666 gene encoding sodium/potassium-transporting ATPase subunit beta-1-interacting protein 3-like, with amino-acid sequence RQYLLWTLLWVGWNVFVSYLDLGGLSKESDVLSLGVSLHCSWWKDNGPRCDLLTSGWQKQANPELTTVASCWLEYQYVEVLHCVVSLLGFVNACVVISAFAEDDTLSYIGEIQRSKTSKVFL; translated from the exons CGTCAGTACCTTCTGTGGACGTTGCTGTGGGTCGGCTGGAACGTCTTCGTCAGCTATTTGGATCTGGGGGGTCTTTCAAAG GAGAGTGATGTTCTGTCTCTGGGAGTGTCGTTACATTGCTCCTGGTGGAAGGACAACGGGCCCCGGtgtgacctgctgacctccggcTGGCAGAAGCAGGCAAACCCTGAGCTGACCACGGTGGCGAGCTGCTGGCTGGAATACCAGTACGTGGAGGTCCTGCACTGCGTCGTATCG CTGCTGGGATTTGTTAACGCCTGCGTCGTCATCAGCGCCTTCGCAGAGGACGACACCC TTAGTTACATTGGTGAAATTCAGCGCTCAAAAACATCCAAGGTGTTCCTCTAA
- the ythdf1 gene encoding YTH domain-containing family protein 1 isoform X2 → MMSAASIDSQTSKGQDASKAFPVSVQNGSLHQKDTVHDTDFEPYLTNQSNQNNSYQSMTDPYLSSYYAPSIGFPYPLSEAPWSTGGDPPIPYLTPYAPLSNGDHHFMHDTVFGQPGGLSSSIYPHRFNFFPENPAFSAWGTSGSQGQQTQSSAYGGSYSYPPSSLGGTLVPDGQTGFHSDTLSKAPGMNSIEQGMLGLKIGGDVTGSGSAVKSPGSVIGGSGSVAAAVATPIGMPPPKPTSWAAIASKPAKLQQQKSKNKPGTPIAGGALPPPPIKHNMDIDTWDNKGTVTKIAPPLPPHHHHHHHQQPQLHSHAPSLLPPLQQSLQSAQSLMQQMTMQGPPPPPPSYQNHNSALTPQTRWVAPRNRTFCYGSGSLDSSGSSSGGGVGNGGGGITPEPGAESHPVLEKLRAAHSYNPKDFDWNLKNGRVFIIKSYSEDDIHRSIKYSIWCSTEHGNKRLDSAFRAMNSKGPVYLLFSVNGSGHFCGVAEMRSPVDYGTSAGVWAQDKWKGKFDVNWLFVKDVPNSQLRHIRLENNDNKPVTNSRDTQEVPLEKAKQVLKIIAQYKHTTSIFDDFSHYEKKQEEEEVVKKERQK, encoded by the exons ATGATGTCTGCCGCTAGCATTGACAGTCAG ACATCGAAGGGACAAGATGCGAGCAAAG CATTTCCAGTGTCGGTGCAGAACGGCTCCCTCCACCAGAAGGATACAGTCCACGACACAGACTTTGAACCTTATCTCACCAACCAGTCCAACCAG AATAACAGCTATCAGTCCATGACAGACCCTTACCTGTCCAGCTACTATGCCCCCTCCATTGGGTTTCCCTACCCTCTGAGTGAGGCTCCATGGTCTACAGGTGGTGACCCGCCAATTCCCTACCTGACACCATATGCCCCTCTCAGCAATGGAGACCACCACTTCATGCACGACACAGTGTTTGGACAGCCGGGGgggctcagcagcagcatctatCCTCATAGGTTTAACTTTTTTCCAGAGAACCCTGCTTTCTCAGCCTGGGGAACCAGCGGTTCCCAGGGCCAGCAGACTCAGAGCTCGGCCTATGGGGGAAGCTATAGTTATCCTCCCAGCTCTCTGGGTGGCACTTTAGTACCTGATGGGCAGACTGGTTTCCACAGTGACACACTAAGCAAGGCTCCAGGTATGAACAGCATCGAACAGGGCATGCTGGGCCTTAAAATCGGTGGcgatgtgacaggaagtggctcggCGGTGAAGAGTCCCGGCTCAGTCATTGGGGGCAGTGGAAGTGTGGCCGCTGCTGTCGCCACACCTATTGGAATGCCTCCTCCCAAACCTACGTCTTGGGCTGCTATAGCTAGTAAACCTGCCAaactacagcagcaaaagaGCAAGAACAAACCTGGGACACCCATAGCCGGCGGAGCTTTACCCCCTCCGCCAATTAAACACAACATGGACATTGATACATGGGATAATAAAGGGACTGTTACCAAGATAGCTCCGCctttacccccccaccaccaccaccatcaccaccagcagccccaGCTTCACTCCCATGCTCCCAGTCTGCTGCCCCCTCTTCAGCAGTCCCTGCAGTCTGCCCAGTCCCTTATGCAGCAGATGACCATGCAGggtcctccccctcccccgccctccTACCAGAACCACAACTCCGCCCTGACGCCTCAGACACGCTGGGTGGCGCCGCGCAACCGCACCTTCTGCTACGGTAGCGGAAGCTTGGACAGCAGCGGCTCCTCAAGCGGCGGCGGTGTCGGCAACGGAGGCGGGGGCATCACTCCAGAACCGGGGGCAGAATCTCACCctgtgctggagaagctgcgGGCGGCCCACAGCTACAACCCCAAGGACTTTGACTGGAACCTGAAAAACGGCCGCGTGTTCATCATCAAGAGCTACTCCGAGGACGACATCCACCGCTCCATCAAGTACTCCATCTGGTGCAGCACGGAGCACGGCAACAAGCGCTTGGACTCGGCCTTCAGGGCCATGAACTCCAAGGGTCCGGTCTATTTATTGTTCAGCGTCAACGGCAGCGGGCACTTCTGCGGCGTGGCCGAGATGCGCTCGCCTGTGGACTACGGTACGAGCGCCGGCGTGTGGGCGCAGGACAAGTGGAAGGGCAAATTTGACGTGAACTGGTTGTTTGTTAAGGACGTGCCCAACAGTCAGCTGCGCCACATCCGCCTAGAGAACAATGACAACAAGCCGGTCACCAACTCGCGCGACACCCAAGAGGTGCCGCTGGAAAAGGCAAAGCAGGTCCTGAAGATTATCGCCCAGTACAaacacaccacctccatcttcGACGACTTCTCCCACTACGAGAagaagcaagaggaggaggaggtggtaaagAAG GAACGTCAGAAGTGA
- the ythdf1 gene encoding YTH domain-containing family protein 1 isoform X1, whose protein sequence is MMSAASIDSQTSKGQDASKAFPVSVQNGSLHQKDTVHDTDFEPYLTNQSNQNNSYQSMTDPYLSSYYAPSIGFPYPLSEAPWSTGGDPPIPYLTPYAPLSNGDHHFMHDTVFGQPGGLSSSIYPHRFNFFPENPAFSAWGTSGSQGQQTQSSAYGGSYSYPPSSLGGTLVPDGQTGFHSDTLSKAPGMNSIEQGMLGLKIGGDVTGSGSAVKSPGSVIGGSGSVAAAVATPIGMPPPKPTSWAAIASKPAKLQQQKSKNKPGTPIAGGALPPPPIKHNMDIDTWDNKGTVTKIAPPLPPHHHHHHHQQPQLHSHAPSLLPPLQQSLQSAQSLMQQMTMQGPPPPPPSYQNHNSALTPQTRWVAPRNRTFCYGSGSLDSSGSSSGGGVGNGGGGITPEPGAESHPVLEKLRAAHSYNPKDFDWNLKNGRVFIIKSYSEDDIHRSIKYSIWCSTEHGNKRLDSAFRAMNSKGPVYLLFSVNGSGHFCGVAEMRSPVDYGTSAGVWAQDKWKGKFDVNWLFVKDVPNSQLRHIRLENNDNKPVTNSRDTQEVPLEKAKQVLKIIAQYKHTTSIFDDFSHYEKKQEEEEVVKKVTSSPPNTTEMFYSIYYSCGIIDK, encoded by the exons ATGATGTCTGCCGCTAGCATTGACAGTCAG ACATCGAAGGGACAAGATGCGAGCAAAG CATTTCCAGTGTCGGTGCAGAACGGCTCCCTCCACCAGAAGGATACAGTCCACGACACAGACTTTGAACCTTATCTCACCAACCAGTCCAACCAG AATAACAGCTATCAGTCCATGACAGACCCTTACCTGTCCAGCTACTATGCCCCCTCCATTGGGTTTCCCTACCCTCTGAGTGAGGCTCCATGGTCTACAGGTGGTGACCCGCCAATTCCCTACCTGACACCATATGCCCCTCTCAGCAATGGAGACCACCACTTCATGCACGACACAGTGTTTGGACAGCCGGGGgggctcagcagcagcatctatCCTCATAGGTTTAACTTTTTTCCAGAGAACCCTGCTTTCTCAGCCTGGGGAACCAGCGGTTCCCAGGGCCAGCAGACTCAGAGCTCGGCCTATGGGGGAAGCTATAGTTATCCTCCCAGCTCTCTGGGTGGCACTTTAGTACCTGATGGGCAGACTGGTTTCCACAGTGACACACTAAGCAAGGCTCCAGGTATGAACAGCATCGAACAGGGCATGCTGGGCCTTAAAATCGGTGGcgatgtgacaggaagtggctcggCGGTGAAGAGTCCCGGCTCAGTCATTGGGGGCAGTGGAAGTGTGGCCGCTGCTGTCGCCACACCTATTGGAATGCCTCCTCCCAAACCTACGTCTTGGGCTGCTATAGCTAGTAAACCTGCCAaactacagcagcaaaagaGCAAGAACAAACCTGGGACACCCATAGCCGGCGGAGCTTTACCCCCTCCGCCAATTAAACACAACATGGACATTGATACATGGGATAATAAAGGGACTGTTACCAAGATAGCTCCGCctttacccccccaccaccaccaccatcaccaccagcagccccaGCTTCACTCCCATGCTCCCAGTCTGCTGCCCCCTCTTCAGCAGTCCCTGCAGTCTGCCCAGTCCCTTATGCAGCAGATGACCATGCAGggtcctccccctcccccgccctccTACCAGAACCACAACTCCGCCCTGACGCCTCAGACACGCTGGGTGGCGCCGCGCAACCGCACCTTCTGCTACGGTAGCGGAAGCTTGGACAGCAGCGGCTCCTCAAGCGGCGGCGGTGTCGGCAACGGAGGCGGGGGCATCACTCCAGAACCGGGGGCAGAATCTCACCctgtgctggagaagctgcgGGCGGCCCACAGCTACAACCCCAAGGACTTTGACTGGAACCTGAAAAACGGCCGCGTGTTCATCATCAAGAGCTACTCCGAGGACGACATCCACCGCTCCATCAAGTACTCCATCTGGTGCAGCACGGAGCACGGCAACAAGCGCTTGGACTCGGCCTTCAGGGCCATGAACTCCAAGGGTCCGGTCTATTTATTGTTCAGCGTCAACGGCAGCGGGCACTTCTGCGGCGTGGCCGAGATGCGCTCGCCTGTGGACTACGGTACGAGCGCCGGCGTGTGGGCGCAGGACAAGTGGAAGGGCAAATTTGACGTGAACTGGTTGTTTGTTAAGGACGTGCCCAACAGTCAGCTGCGCCACATCCGCCTAGAGAACAATGACAACAAGCCGGTCACCAACTCGCGCGACACCCAAGAGGTGCCGCTGGAAAAGGCAAAGCAGGTCCTGAAGATTATCGCCCAGTACAaacacaccacctccatcttcGACGACTTCTCCCACTACGAGAagaagcaagaggaggaggaggtggtaaagAAGGTAACTTCCTCACCACCCAACACCACTGAGATGTTTTACAGTATTTATTATAGCTGCGGGATCATTGATAAGTAA
- the si:dkey-70p6.1 gene encoding uncharacterized protein si:dkey-70p6.1 yields MASMQDGLNFTAPPYGKVLLLGAIAAASAFVVTILIVVLCVGCQRKGKTHNVPGESGKHRLMHMGILRQSKLRSISKSDAEMNKLNCNGKSRQLPQIPSGTGEDGEHTYSEVGQRSSAARPDDTLYAMVGRAGQTDTPAPPAVPANTPAPPDPDGDVEGGMPESEAQVMSPPHPPEAAEYACVRKLRKAPQKRDSGTDMGEPPAPPPRHAPPSHPAPPPPHPHSTKLPRRNVDAFNVPAFPREVMFMGNGEQYIWKPPEDDEMLVHQNKALAPLGAHTVDSIQPSAAVVAEMYSKVCKPGKKKRAVPGSPPGNSGFRTLGRGDRDRDRDGGFSVVVKPQTWALQEGKAAGGPLDDHCYESIGTEECEPAYENLEGGAWKRERPPNTCATLRPRRKKGQQPQQQQQPPPPPPTQQNPKLQHLPAKALLLPGENLYESIGDLKQGSATSSTTTIFTFNDGMEMYVTGL; encoded by the exons ATGGCCTCCATGCAGGACGGGCTGAACTTCACGGCTCCTCCCTACGGCAAGGTCCTGCTGCTGGGCGCTATCGCTGCTGCCTCGGCCTTCGTTGTCACGATCCTCATCGTGGTGCTCTGCGTGGGCTGCCAGAG GAAGGGGAAGACACACAATGTTCCCGGCGAGAGTGGAAAACACAGGCTCATGCACATG ggtaTACTCAGGCAGTCGAAGCTGCGGTCCATCAGTAAATCAGACGCCGAGATGAACAAGTTGAACTGCAACGGCAAAA GCAGGCAGCTTCCTCAGATCCCGTCTGGAACCGGAGAGGACGGCGAGCACACCTACTCCGAGGTGGGCCAGCGTTCCTCCGCGGCGCGCCCTGACGATACCCTCTACGCCATGGTGGGCAGGGCCGGACAGACGGACACGCCGGCCCCTCCGGCGGTGCCCGCCAACACTCCCGCCCCCCCGGACCCGGACGGGGACGTGGAAGGAGGGATGCCCGAGTCGGAGGCGCAGGTGATGTCGCCGCCTCACCCTCCGGAGGCGGCCGAGTACGCCTGCGTCAGGAAGCTGAGGAAGGcgccgcagaagagggacagcGGGACGGACATGGGGGAGCCGCCGGCGCCGCCCCCCAGACACGCCCCCCCGTCGCATCCGGCCCCGCCCCCGCCACACCCTCACAGCACAAAGCTACCACGCAGAAACGTGGACGCCTTCAACGTTCCGGCGTTCCCGAGG GAGGTGATGTTCATGGGGAACGGGGAGCAGTACATCTGGAAGCCTCCAGAGGACGACGAAATGCTCGTGCACCAAAATAAGGCGCTGGCACCGCTGGGTGCTCACACGGTGGACAGCATCCAaccatctgctgctgtg GTGGCTGAGATGTACTCGAAGGTGTGTAAACCGGGCAAGAAGAAACGAGCCGTGCCGGGCTCTCCCCCGGGCAACTCTGGCTTCCGGACCTTGGGTCGAGGcgaccgggaccgggaccgggacggAGGGTTCAGCGTGGTCGTCAAACCCCAGACGTGGGCCCTCCAGGAGGGCAAAGCAGCCGGGGGGCCTCTCGATGACCACTGCTACGAGTCCATCGGGACGGAGGAGTGCGAACCGGCCTACGAGAACCTGGAGGGAGGCGCCTGGAAGAGGGAGCGGCCCCCCAACACCTGCGCCACCCTGCGGCCACGCAGGAAGAAAggccagcagcctcagcagcagcagcagcccccgccgccgccgcccacgCAGCAGAACCCCAAGTTACAGCACCTGCCCGCCAAAGCcctgctgctgccgggggagAACCTGTACGAGAGCATCGGCGACCTGAAGCAGGGCTCCgccacctccagcaccaccaccatcttcaccTTCAACGACGGCATGGAGATGTACGTGACAGGGCTCTGA